The segment TAACAGCCTCCTCCTTCCCATGTCCCTTTCACACCAAGGCGACTCAGACCTCTCAGAGACCCACTTTATTCAGTTCTGTACATATGGGGACATCGGCCCAAGCCCAGCCCACCTTAGCATGTATCACTCTGTGGAGAATAAAGCACCCTGTGTACACAGCCAGAAGCCACACCGCCTGTGCTCCTGAATCCTGGTCCAGCCCTCCCCAGGCTTTTGTTTCTGAGCGCCTAGAGGGTACAGGTGAGGACCCGCCCAGCCCAGCGTcagcagaaaccaggaaataaACAGGCACAGCAGGGAGCCATGCTTGGAGCACTGCTCCTGCCTCCTTCTTTATAGCTCTGGGAACCAAGAGCACAAGGGAAAGCAGTCAGCCACAGGGTGGTCCCTTGCAAATGTGTGATCCCAGGACTGCTGCTTGCCAGAGAGGGCAAGGCAGATGGTTCTTTCTCCCCACCGGGCCCACTAGTCATCTAGTGTCCGTAACTTGTTTGTCCTCTGTGTTGTCTTGGTTAGGTATAGGATACAAAGAAACACACTACCACCCCCGCCTGCATAAAGCTGGGTCTAGGGGCCTATTTGTGCTGCTGGGGATTGGTTCCCTCCAGCTCTTCGCTCAAGGGGCCAACGGAGCTTAACGTGACTTTGGTGACAGTCTCCTGTTGTACTCTgcagggagaggagagacacCTCAACTTCAGATGAGGATTAAGGGGGTAGAGAGGGACATGTGATTCCTGTGTGTATTTCTCAGAACAGTTTCAGGCAGCTGTGGGGTTAGGAGCAGGGGGACAGGCACCCCCAGGTTGTCTAAGCACTGAGCACTCAGTGCTCAGCCTGTCTGTACTAGCCACAGGGAGGCATGAACACGTTTAGGGGAGAAGAGGGAGCGCTCTGGGCATCCCGCTTCCAGTGCCTGCATCCTCTAGAGTAGCCAGAGAGGTGCCGTTCTGCCCCAGGTCAGCCGATGAGGAGCAGAGGGTGGAGGGCTGGGCTGCATCCCAGGGCTGAGTGGGCTGGAATCCTGTGGGAAGGGAAGGTGAGGGGGTCAGAGGGCCTCCTGGCTGGCAGTCAGGAACTCTTCTGCCCGCTTGTGCGCCTCTAGTGCCTTGATGGTGTACACGTCCTGTGGCAGCTCTGACTTCCTCCGGAGCAGCACtttgtccttcttgatgtccttcaGCATCTGGGGACAGACAGGGAGAGGCCAGGCACGGTGACCACAGTCCCCAGGAGAGctcatttcccctccctcccgtTTCTGCTGCCCGTCTCCTCTCTGGACCCAGCAGTGCTGCCCCAGCCCCAGGGCCCCGTCACCTGCACGGCCTCTGTCTCCACCGTCCTCTTCAGGAGCTGAATGTCCTCTGCTGTGGGCGTCTCTGTCTCCATGGAGTACACAGGGGGCAGTGGCGGAGGAGCCCGAAACATAGGGTACTGGGAGGGCAAGGGATGGACACGGTGAGAAGCCCTTCCGAGCCTCTTGGGGCCTATGTGCCTCACTCGGCTCCATGGGAAGCCTCTCCCGCCTGAGCTCGGGGCAGGGACAGCAAAGCCTCCCTCACCTGGGGATTGAGCCGGGCCAGCTCCTCGATCTTCTGCcacatctcctctctctccttcattcgGAACCTGCCCCTAAGGGAGGGACAGGGGATCGGGATTGGGATTGGGGACAGCGAGCTGGAGGTAGAAGCTAACAGTCCTCTCCGAGAGACACTCACTTCTGCTTCTCCGCCTTGTACTGCTGTGTGCAGTCGTCAAACAGCTTCTGGTTCATCTCCATGAAGAGCTTCAGGGCATTGTAGATGAGTCCATGGATTGTCCTGCACCCAGACAGAGGCGGTGGTCACGGGGCCAGAGCCAGCCTGCCGGCTCCCAGTCCACTGTCTTTTCCCAATCACTAACCTCTACACTGCAGAAGCAGCTAACTCTTGACTAGCTTTCCTGCATTGAGGGCATCTATCTGATGGTCTTTACATATACGGGCCCCACATGTCTAACCCTTCCTTGGCTCACATTCCGTGGCCTCACATGGAGAGACTGTCAGCAGCACACCAAGTCTGCTTTCAGCACGAAAGCTTTTTTATAAGTTGGACTCTGCTTGTTAAGTATATGACATAGTTCCTGACAGCCCGGGATGTCTCCAGAGCTGTGTGGTATGATACAGGTCAGACGTTTGGTACTTCGAGGATGTCTCATTAGCACCTTTTCTGGCCAGTCAACCCCTTGAGGCCCTACACTTAGTAGAATTTGGTGGGCACCAGTTCTCCTTGCTGGGGGTCCACGCCTCGTGTTCTTCTATGCCCTCACAGTGTGGAATACCCAGGTCCCACCATCAGCGCAGCCCGAGGGCCCTACTTGTTCCAGTGGCTTTTGGAGTTCCTATAGAGTGCAGGAAACATGATGGGGAGGATGCGGGCAGCATTGTCGCTGATGAGGCTCATGATGTACTCATTGTTCCAGTAGTAGAGGGCGCGCTCCGCCACCTGGCGAGGAGAGTGGAGTTGAGTGGGCACTCACTGCAATTCTCAACACCTGCTCTACCAAACCTAGGAACCAGTGAGTCTGCTCTTACCTGGAAATGGGGGCTGGAAACACATTTGGCAAGCTGGCGGAAGAGCGGCTCCATGACTTTACTGAACTCCGAGGGTTCAATGACATCTAGAATCTCCTCCAGCTCGTTCAGAAACATCACCTCCTTGGGGCTGTGGGTCTTAGGCCAAAACTTGAGAAGTCCCACAATCACCTGTGAAGACGACGCGAGGACAAAGTTCCTAAGCTGCTCGGTTCTCTGGGAAGCCCTCTGTTGCCTTTCCCCTGGCCTACCCTCAGCCACTGCATGGCTTCTCTGGCTTGGACCTGTTTCCTGAGGGTACAGGTCTTGCTTCCCTTCAGAGAAAGCCACATTGCTCAGGCCTCCTGAGCATGCACTTACAATCACTCAGAAGTCAGCGAGTGGAGCGAGAGGTGTTCACGCTCAGTGATAAAACCCTTGCCTGAAGGTCCAAGGGCCTGGGTTTGTACGTGGCCAGTGCCACAAACAACAGAAACGAAACCAACAGGTAGAGATGGGCCAGCACTGCTGGCTGAAGCCCCAGAAGGGAAATTACCGGCTCAGTGAGACTGCTCTCCTTCTCCAGGAACTGCACCACACAGTACGCCAACTGCAAAAGGTTGGGGTTAGAAGTGAGGTTCAGCTCTCAGTGACAGACGAGATCCCCAAAGAGAAGAGGAGGTATAGGGGATTTCCCACAACCACTCTTCTATGCTGATGCAggaacccctccctccctccctcctctgatgCTCAGGGGCTCACCTGAGGGTGGTATACACTCAGAGACTTGACTTTGTGAAGTGGAAGCAGGACACGGACGAGAAACACCTTGTGTTCTTCCTTAAGGGGCAAGGCAAAGCCATTGATGATGCTGCCCAGGATCTCCAGCAGCTCCGCAATCCCATTGTGATGCTCAGTCTCATAGATAAACCTAATGGAAAACGGTCACCTTGATGCCACCCCTCGATCCTGCTCTAGTCTTCCCTGCCTTCCTGTTCCCATCCCACCTCCACCCACAGAGGTGTGCTGTGCTCCCAAGCCTGGGCTCATGG is part of the Mus musculus strain C57BL/6J chromosome 17, GRCm38.p6 C57BL/6J genome and harbors:
- the Ppp2r5d gene encoding serine/threonine-protein phosphatase 2A 56 kDa regulatory subunit delta isoform isoform 2 (isoform 2 is encoded by transcript variant 2); this translates as MSYKLKKDKQEPSKLAKGTAKPSSSSKDGGGENTDEAQPQPQSQSPSSNKRPSNSTPPPTQLSKIKYSGGPQIVKKERRQSSFPFNLNKNRELQKLPALKDSPTQEREELFIQKLRQCCVLFDFVSDPLSDLKCKEVKRAGLNEMVEYITHSRDVVTEAIYPEAVTMFSVNLFRTLPPSSNPTGAEFDPEEDEPTLEAAWPHLQLVYEFFLRFLESPDFQPNIAKKYIDQKFVLALLDLFDSEDPRERDFLKTILHRIYGKFLGLRAYIRRQINHIFYRFIYETEHHNGIAELLEILGSIINGFALPLKEEHKVFLVRVLLPLHKVKSLSVYHPQLAYCVVQFLEKESSLTEPVIVGLLKFWPKTHSPKEVMFLNELEEILDVIEPSEFSKVMEPLFRQLAKCVSSPHFQVAERALYYWNNEYIMSLISDNAARILPIMFPALYRNSKSHWNKTIHGLIYNALKLFMEMNQKLFDDCTQQYKAEKQKGRFRMKEREEMWQKIEELARLNPQYPMFRAPPPLPPVYSMETETPTAEDIQLLKRTVETEAVQMLKDIKKDKVLLRRKSELPQDVYTIKALEAHKRAEEFLTASQEAL
- the Ppp2r5d gene encoding serine/threonine-protein phosphatase 2A 56 kDa regulatory subunit delta isoform isoform 1 (isoform 1 is encoded by transcript variant 1), with protein sequence MSYKLKKDKEPSKLAKGTAKPSSSSKDGGGENTDEAQPQPQSQSPSSNKRPSNSTPPPTQLSKIKYSGGPQIVKKERRQSSFPFNLNKNRELQKLPALKDSPTQEREELFIQKLRQCCVLFDFVSDPLSDLKCKEVKRAGLNEMVEYITHSRDVVTEAIYPEAVTMFSVNLFRTLPPSSNPTGAEFDPEEDEPTLEAAWPHLQLVYEFFLRFLESPDFQPNIAKKYIDQKFVLALLDLFDSEDPRERDFLKTILHRIYGKFLGLRAYIRRQINHIFYRFIYETEHHNGIAELLEILGSIINGFALPLKEEHKVFLVRVLLPLHKVKSLSVYHPQLAYCVVQFLEKESSLTEPVIVGLLKFWPKTHSPKEVMFLNELEEILDVIEPSEFSKVMEPLFRQLAKCVSSPHFQVAERALYYWNNEYIMSLISDNAARILPIMFPALYRNSKSHWNKTIHGLIYNALKLFMEMNQKLFDDCTQQYKAEKQKGRFRMKEREEMWQKIEELARLNPQYPMFRAPPPLPPVYSMETETPTAEDIQLLKRTVETEAVQMLKDIKKDKVLLRRKSELPQDVYTIKALEAHKRAEEFLTASQEAL